The Neofelis nebulosa isolate mNeoNeb1 chromosome X, mNeoNeb1.pri, whole genome shotgun sequence genome has a segment encoding these proteins:
- the LOC131501931 gene encoding uncharacterized protein LOC131501931, with protein MDIPLHDPDISMFSDGSSFVFQGQRYAGAAVTTDREVLWQQTLPPGTSAQHAELIALTKALKLGRNKSVNIYMDSRYAFATTHVHGSIYQERGLLTAEGKAIKNKAEILDLLAAIWEPARLAIIHCPGHQKGNSLEAVGNRLADAAAREAALTKSESALELPILTEPLLPLEPSYTPKDLEWVSRKGGSKMPGQKCFQDPEGDLVWVKRHEPKTLELRWKGPHTVILTTPTAVKVDGVRTWIHHSQVKKNCVKAGTT; from the exons ATGGACATTCCTTTACATGACCCTGATATCAGCATGTTTTCAGATGGCAGTAGTTTTGTGTTTCAAGGGCAAAGGTATGCCGGTGCTGCGGTGACAACAGACCGTGAAGTTTTATGGCAACAGACCCTTCCCCCAGGAACTTCAGCCCAACACGCAGAGCTCATCGCACTAACAAAAGCCctaaaacttggaagaaacaagTCAGTTAACATTTATATGGACAGCCGCTATGCTTTTGCAACCACGCATGTACACGGATCCATTTATCAAGAGCGTGGTCTCCTCACAGCAGAAGGCAAGGCCatcaaaaataaagctgaaattttaGATCTTCTAGCAGCCATCTGGGAACCTGCAAGGCTGGCAATCATTCACTGCCCAGGACATCAAAAAGGCAACTCCCTAGAGGCAGTCGGAAACCGCCTGGCTGATGCAGCAGCCCGAGAAGCTGCCCTAACTAAAAGTGAAAGTGCCTTGGAGCTACCGATCTTGACAGAGCCCCTGCTTCCACTGGAGCCCAGTTACACTCCTAAAGATTTGGAGTGGGTTTCCAGAAAAGGGGGAAGTAAGATGCCGGGACAAAAGTGTTTTCAGGATCCTGAAG GAGACTTAGTCTGGGTCAAAAGGCACGAGCCTAAAACCTTGGAGCTGCGCTGGAAAGGACCACACACCGTGATTCTGACTACGCCCACAGCTGTGAAGGTAGATGGTGTCCGAACCTGGATTCATCACTCTCAGGTTAAGAAAAACTGCGTGAAGGCGGGAACAACCTAG